A window of the Fuscovulum sp. genome harbors these coding sequences:
- the trxA gene encoding thioredoxin, whose amino-acid sequence MFSMDDKTVPQGDLIKDTTEATFMQDVIEASREAPVIVDFWATWCGPCRTLGPALEAAVKAAKGKVRMVKVDVDKNQMIAAQLRIQSIPTVYAFWQGQPVDGFQGAIPASEIKAFIDKLTALTGEDGGLAEALEAAEQMLAEGAVADAAETFAAILGEEPENAGAYAGLIRCHLALDQLDQAEAMLDAAPPAVAKAKEIEAARAQLELARQAANAGPEQELRAAVQADPQDRQARFDLALALHAAGKVDEAVDVLLDLFKLDREWNDAAARTQLMTIFEALKPTDPIALKGRRRLSSMIFA is encoded by the coding sequence ATGTTCAGTATGGATGACAAGACGGTGCCGCAGGGTGACCTGATCAAGGATACCACCGAGGCGACCTTCATGCAGGATGTGATCGAGGCCAGCCGCGAGGCGCCGGTCATCGTCGATTTCTGGGCCACCTGGTGTGGCCCCTGCCGGACCCTTGGCCCGGCGCTGGAAGCGGCGGTCAAGGCGGCCAAGGGCAAGGTTCGGATGGTAAAGGTCGATGTCGACAAGAACCAGATGATCGCCGCGCAACTGCGAATCCAATCTATCCCCACCGTCTATGCCTTCTGGCAGGGCCAGCCGGTCGACGGCTTTCAGGGCGCGATCCCGGCATCAGAGATCAAGGCTTTCATCGACAAGCTGACCGCGCTGACCGGCGAAGATGGTGGTCTGGCCGAGGCGCTGGAAGCCGCCGAACAGATGCTGGCCGAGGGCGCGGTGGCCGATGCCGCAGAGACCTTTGCCGCCATCCTTGGCGAAGAGCCCGAAAATGCCGGTGCCTATGCCGGGCTGATCCGTTGTCATCTTGCACTGGACCAACTGGATCAGGCCGAGGCCATGCTTGACGCCGCTCCACCGGCCGTAGCCAAAGCAAAAGAGATTGAGGCTGCGCGGGCGCAACTGGAACTGGCGCGGCAAGCCGCAAATGCCGGGCCGGAACAGGAATTGCGCGCCGCCGTTCAGGCCGATCCACAGGACCGGCAGGCGCGGTTCGATTTGGCGCTGGCGCTGCACGCCGCCGGCAAGGTGGATGAGGCGGTGGATGTGCTGCTGGACCTGTTCAAGCTGGACCGTGAATGGAATGATGCCGCTGCCAGAACCCAGCTCATGACAATATTCGAGGCGTTGAAGCCGACCGATCCCATCGCATTGAAGGGGCGGCGCAGGCTTTCGTCGATGATATTTGCCTGA
- the rfbC gene encoding dTDP-4-dehydrorhamnose 3,5-epimerase, with the protein MNIEPTDLPGVLILTPARFGDARGWFSETWNAARMAAAGLDLAFVQDNHSFSAQPGTLRGLHYQSPPRAQDKLVRCSRGAIRDVAVDARVGSPTYGHWVAVNLTAENGKQMFVPKGFLHGFATLMPDTEVQYKCTDLYAPDCDGGVRWDSVGINWGLTDDPVLSAKDAVAPAFGDWTSPFVFEGAA; encoded by the coding sequence ATGAACATTGAACCCACTGATCTTCCCGGCGTTCTGATCCTGACCCCCGCCCGTTTCGGCGATGCGCGGGGATGGTTCAGCGAAACATGGAATGCCGCGCGCATGGCCGCTGCGGGGCTAGACCTTGCCTTCGTGCAGGACAACCATTCGTTTTCGGCACAGCCCGGCACCTTGCGCGGGCTCCATTACCAATCGCCGCCGCGCGCACAGGACAAATTGGTGCGCTGCTCGCGCGGTGCCATCCGCGACGTGGCGGTCGATGCGCGGGTAGGATCGCCCACCTATGGCCACTGGGTTGCCGTTAATCTGACAGCCGAGAATGGCAAGCAAATGTTTGTCCCGAAGGGGTTTCTCCATGGCTTTGCGACCCTGATGCCGGATACCGAGGTGCAGTATAAATGTACTGATCTTTATGCCCCAGATTGCGACGGTGGGGTTCGGTGGGACAGCGTCGGTATCAACTGGGGCCTGACGGACGATCCGGTGCTGTCGGCCAAGGACGCCGTCGCGCCGGCCTTTGGCGACTGGACATCCCCTTTTGTCTTTGAAGGTGCCGCATGA
- a CDS encoding DNA translocase FtsK 4TM domain-containing protein has product MASYQARQRDPLLDQNMQAMLERRGRELLGLVLLGVAFCFVLMLWSYSPEDPGWMVATDEPAKNILGRFGAAFSSTLIIIGGRGIWAVPLIMGAWGLRFLLHRGSERALGRIVFAVIAVALCSVYAATLVPGADWPHSFGLGGLFGDTVLGALIGIVPGGAGVSLKIASLLVGLGMLAMLLFVMGFDMQELRVGGRFLMVGSVLAYSQAMALAGKGAQGTARAAQAMQDRRRAALANRQEAGDARRYGAAMPEAAPAPLRGGVVRRPMAEPAALPAQGSGDWGRPAQLRAEPRYTAPLAEAPHYAQPREKLGLLARMPNLMRRLADPEPELVEPQHLHFADDMQPDEDRIRARISDVIKSRIRNPGGPVSAVQAAVQRREPALRRGPQPMIFKPEPRAAVALPPEPPVFAQVMPAVAPAIPPLGAALRGVDVPPAMPPQEMEPDWPQAENMFRSDDGDEWADDIDDVDADYDPAPVPRAPVVADRRAVVQHGIKKPAAPSRQAMAEAQPRLRFEETQQIYELPPLSLLTAPVKLERTTLSDEALEENARMLESVLDDYGVKGEIVSVRPGPVVTMYELEPAPGLKASRVIGLADDIARSMSALSARVSTVPGRTVIGIELPNAHREKVVLREILSARDFGDSNMRLPLALGKDIGGEPVVANLAKMPHLLIAGTTGSGKSVAINTMILSLLYKLTPEECRLIMIDPKMLELSVYDGIPHLLSPVVTDPKKAVVALKWVVGEMEERYRKMSKMGVRNIEGFNGRVREALAKGEMFKRTIQTGFDEDTGEPVFETEEFAPVTLPYIVVIVDEMADLMMVAGKEIEACIQRLAQMARASGIHLIMATQRPSVDVITGTIKANFPTRISFQVTSKIDSRTILGEQGAEQLLGMGDMLYMAGGARITRIHGPFVSDEEVEEIVNHLKSFGPPAYMSGVVEGPEDDKADDIDLVLGLGSSEGDDSLYDQAVAIVAKDRKCSTSYIQRKLGIGYNKAARLVEQMEEQHVVTRANHVGKREILVPEA; this is encoded by the coding sequence ATGGCATCCTATCAGGCACGGCAGCGTGATCCCCTTCTGGATCAGAACATGCAAGCGATGCTGGAACGGCGCGGGCGCGAGCTTTTGGGGCTGGTGCTTCTGGGCGTGGCGTTCTGCTTTGTGCTGATGCTGTGGTCCTATTCGCCCGAAGATCCGGGCTGGATGGTGGCGACAGACGAACCGGCCAAGAATATCCTTGGCCGTTTTGGCGCGGCGTTTTCATCGACGCTGATCATCATCGGCGGGCGTGGCATCTGGGCTGTGCCGCTGATCATGGGGGCGTGGGGGCTGCGGTTCCTGTTGCATCGCGGGTCTGAACGGGCGCTGGGACGGATTGTCTTTGCGGTGATCGCGGTGGCGCTGTGTTCGGTCTATGCGGCAACACTGGTGCCGGGGGCGGATTGGCCGCATTCCTTTGGTCTGGGTGGGCTGTTCGGCGATACGGTGCTGGGCGCGCTGATCGGGATCGTTCCCGGCGGGGCAGGGGTTAGCCTGAAGATTGCATCGCTGCTGGTCGGCCTTGGCATGCTGGCGATGCTGTTGTTTGTGATGGGCTTTGACATGCAGGAACTGCGTGTGGGCGGCCGGTTCCTGATGGTGGGGTCGGTGCTGGCCTATTCGCAGGCGATGGCGCTGGCAGGAAAAGGCGCACAGGGAACCGCGCGCGCCGCGCAGGCGATGCAGGACCGCCGCCGGGCAGCGCTGGCCAACCGGCAAGAGGCAGGTGATGCCCGTCGCTATGGCGCTGCGATGCCGGAAGCGGCCCCCGCCCCCCTGCGTGGTGGCGTGGTGCGCCGCCCGATGGCGGAGCCCGCTGCCTTGCCAGCGCAAGGGTCGGGCGACTGGGGCCGCCCCGCGCAATTGCGGGCCGAGCCGCGCTATACCGCGCCGCTGGCCGAGGCGCCGCATTACGCCCAGCCACGGGAAAAGCTGGGTCTGCTGGCCCGGATGCCCAACCTGATGCGCCGTCTGGCCGATCCGGAACCGGAATTGGTGGAACCGCAGCACCTGCACTTTGCCGATGACATGCAGCCGGACGAGGACCGTATCCGTGCCCGTATCTCGGACGTGATCAAGTCGCGCATCCGCAATCCCGGTGGTCCGGTTTCTGCCGTGCAGGCCGCAGTGCAGCGGCGCGAACCGGCCCTGCGCCGGGGGCCGCAACCGATGATCTTCAAGCCAGAGCCGCGCGCCGCCGTTGCACTGCCGCCGGAGCCCCCTGTCTTTGCGCAGGTCATGCCGGCCGTGGCCCCGGCGATCCCGCCGCTTGGTGCTGCGCTGCGTGGGGTCGATGTGCCCCCTGCGATGCCGCCGCAAGAGATGGAACCGGATTGGCCGCAGGCCGAAAACATGTTCCGCAGCGATGACGGGGACGAATGGGCTGACGATATCGATGATGTGGATGCCGACTATGACCCGGCACCCGTTCCGCGCGCGCCTGTCGTGGCGGATCGCCGCGCCGTGGTGCAGCACGGGATCAAGAAGCCCGCTGCCCCGTCGCGACAGGCGATGGCCGAAGCGCAGCCGCGCCTGCGGTTTGAAGAAACTCAGCAAATCTATGAACTTCCGCCGCTGTCGCTGTTGACCGCGCCGGTCAAGCTGGAACGCACCACGCTGTCAGACGAGGCGCTGGAAGAAAACGCCCGGATGCTGGAAAGCGTGCTGGATGATTACGGTGTGAAGGGTGAGATCGTGTCGGTTCGGCCCGGTCCCGTTGTCACCATGTACGAACTGGAACCTGCGCCGGGGCTGAAGGCATCCCGCGTGATCGGGCTGGCCGATGACATCGCGCGGTCGATGTCGGCGCTGTCCGCCCGCGTGTCCACCGTGCCGGGGCGAACGGTGATCGGGATCGAATTGCCGAACGCGCATCGTGAAAAGGTCGTGCTGCGGGAAATCCTTTCGGCGCGCGACTTTGGCGACAGCAACATGCGGCTGCCGCTGGCGCTGGGCAAGGATATCGGTGGGGAGCCGGTGGTGGCGAACCTTGCCAAGATGCCCCACCTTCTGATTGCCGGGACAACGGGTTCGGGCAAATCGGTGGCCATCAACACGATGATCCTATCGCTCCTTTACAAGCTGACGCCGGAAGAATGCCGGTTGATCATGATCGACCCCAAGATGCTGGAACTGTCGGTCTATGACGGGATTCCGCATCTCCTCAGCCCCGTTGTGACGGACCCGAAAAAGGCCGTCGTCGCCCTGAAATGGGTGGTGGGCGAGATGGAGGAACGTTATCGCAAGATGTCCAAGATGGGCGTGCGCAACATCGAAGGCTTCAACGGCCGGGTGCGCGAGGCGCTGGCCAAAGGCGAGATGTTCAAGCGCACGATCCAGACCGGGTTCGATGAGGACACTGGCGAGCCGGTCTTCGAGACGGAGGAATTCGCGCCGGTCACCTTGCCTTATATCGTTGTGATCGTTGACGAAATGGCCGATCTGATGATGGTCGCAGGCAAAGAGATCGAGGCCTGCATCCAGCGTCTGGCACAGATGGCGCGGGCTTCGGGCATTCACCTGATCATGGCGACGCAGCGGCCTTCGGTCGACGTCATCACCGGCACGATCAAGGCGAACTTCCCGACCCGAATCTCGTTCCAGGTCACCAGCAAGATCGACAGCCGCACGATCCTTGGTGAACAAGGGGCAGAGCAGCTGCTGGGTATGGGCGACATGCTGTATATGGCCGGCGGCGCGCGGATCACGCGTATCCACGGGCCGTTTGTCAGCGATGAAGAAGTCGAGGAAATCGTCAACCACCTCAAGAGCTTTGGACCCCCGGCCTATATGTCGGGCGTGGTTGAGGGGCCAGAGGATGACAAGGCGGATGACATTGATCTGGTCCTTGGCCTGGGCAGCAGTGAGGGCGACGATTCCCTTTACGATCAGGCGGTTGCCATCGTGGCGAAGGATCGGAAATGCTCGACCAGCTATATCCAGCGCAAGCTGGGGATCGGCTATAACAAGGCGGCACGGCTGGTTGAGCAGATGGAAGAACAGCACGTGGTCACCCGCGCGAACCATGTGGGCAAGCGCGAGATTCTGGTGCCTGAGGCCTGA
- a CDS encoding FAD-dependent monooxygenase encodes MTFDADILIAGGGLNGPALALALAQGGLKVIVIDNRPAISRAEAGFDGRSYALAIASKRLLTVTGVWSRVGEKAQPIHKIKASDGLAGQGPAPFFLTFDAAEIEEGPMGFLLEDRYLYAAFLAAMAEEPNITLLSGETVTAQEVTPNAVTITLASGKILTGRLLVGCDGRGSGTAARAGIRRVGWGYGQTALVTAIHHERDHEGVAHQFFMPEGPLAILPLKDGHHSSIVWSETEDNAARIQALPDDQYLAALRPRFGDFLGEISLAGDRFTYPLSLSLAERFIAPRVALVGDSAHGVHPIAGQGLNLGLRDVGALAQVVIEAARRGEDIGSQTTLEGYQRWRRFDATMLALGMDTVNRLFSNDNPILRAGRDLGLGIVNAMPGLRRRFIRQAAGLQGDLPRLLAGKAI; translated from the coding sequence ATGACATTCGACGCAGATATCCTGATCGCCGGCGGCGGCCTGAACGGCCCTGCCCTTGCCCTTGCCCTTGCTCAGGGGGGGCTGAAGGTCATCGTCATCGACAACCGTCCTGCCATTTCCCGCGCCGAGGCTGGGTTCGACGGGCGGTCCTATGCGCTCGCCATCGCGTCAAAGCGGCTGCTGACGGTGACGGGCGTCTGGTCCCGCGTTGGCGAAAAGGCGCAACCGATCCACAAGATCAAGGCGTCGGACGGGCTTGCCGGACAGGGGCCCGCGCCCTTTTTCCTGACGTTTGACGCGGCAGAGATCGAGGAAGGGCCGATGGGTTTTCTTCTGGAAGACCGCTATCTTTACGCTGCCTTCCTTGCCGCCATGGCCGAAGAGCCGAACATCACCCTCCTGTCCGGTGAGACCGTCACAGCGCAGGAGGTAACGCCAAACGCTGTCACCATCACCCTGGCCAGCGGCAAGATACTAACAGGCCGCCTTCTGGTGGGCTGCGATGGGCGGGGCAGCGGCACCGCCGCGCGGGCGGGCATTCGCCGTGTCGGTTGGGGCTATGGGCAGACCGCACTGGTCACCGCGATCCACCATGAGCGGGATCATGAGGGCGTGGCGCATCAGTTCTTCATGCCCGAAGGCCCGCTTGCCATTCTGCCGCTGAAGGACGGCCATCATTCCAGCATCGTCTGGAGCGAGACAGAAGACAACGCTGCCCGAATTCAGGCCCTGCCGGATGATCAGTATCTTGCCGCCCTGAGGCCGCGCTTCGGGGATTTTCTGGGCGAAATCAGCCTTGCAGGCGACCGGTTTACCTATCCGCTGTCGTTGTCGCTGGCAGAACGTTTCATCGCGCCGCGCGTGGCCTTGGTGGGCGATTCCGCCCATGGCGTGCATCCGATCGCGGGACAGGGATTGAACCTTGGCCTGCGCGATGTGGGGGCTTTGGCGCAGGTGGTAATCGAAGCTGCGCGCCGTGGCGAAGACATCGGCAGCCAGACCACGCTGGAAGGGTATCAGCGCTGGCGCCGCTTTGACGCCACGATGCTGGCGTTGGGGATGGATACGGTCAACAGGCTGTTTTCCAACGACAACCCGATCCTTCGCGCCGGGCGCGATCTGGGGCTGGGTATCGTGAACGCCATGCCGGGTCTGCGCCGCCGTTTCATCCGGCAGGCCGCAGGATTGCAGGGCGATCTGCCGCGCCTTCTGGCCGGAAAGGCAATCTAG
- a CDS encoding SGNH/GDSL hydrolase family protein → MPVLLTFGDSNTHGTPPIIDRAEYRRFGAGVRWPTVTHAALGAGWELVEEGLPGRTAQYDDPVMGDIMNGRPALRMALQSHGPIDVMTLMLGTNDVKTRFATQPEQVVAGIAGLLDVAMSLEYQARHGGFRILLICPPPVVETGPIKTEFWGGAARSQALAPLYANLARSRGVGFLDAGQVIAVSPIDGVHFDEAAHAKLGRAVADAISALM, encoded by the coding sequence ATGCCCGTCCTGCTGACCTTTGGTGACAGCAACACCCATGGCACCCCGCCCATCATCGACCGTGCCGAATATCGCCGCTTTGGCGCAGGCGTGCGTTGGCCAACCGTGACCCATGCTGCCTTGGGCGCGGGATGGGAACTGGTTGAGGAAGGCCTGCCGGGGCGGACCGCGCAATATGACGACCCGGTCATGGGTGATATCATGAATGGCCGCCCGGCCCTGCGGATGGCGCTGCAATCGCACGGGCCGATTGACGTGATGACACTGATGCTTGGCACGAATGACGTGAAGACACGCTTCGCGACACAGCCGGAACAGGTCGTGGCGGGGATCGCGGGCCTGTTGGATGTGGCGATGTCGCTGGAGTATCAGGCGCGGCATGGCGGGTTTCGTATCCTGCTGATCTGCCCGCCACCGGTGGTGGAAACCGGGCCGATCAAGACGGAATTCTGGGGTGGCGCGGCGCGTTCACAGGCGCTTGCCCCGCTTTATGCCAACCTTGCCCGGTCGCGCGGCGTGGGTTTTCTGGATGCAGGCCAAGTCATCGCCGTCAGCCCCATAGACGGCGTGCATTTCGACGAAGCCGCCCATGCCAAGCTGGGCCGCGCCGTGGCAGATGCCATATCCGCGCTGATGTGA
- a CDS encoding Trm112 family protein, whose product MTDATVIDRRMLEALVCPVTQAVLTYDAERQELISKAAHLAFPIRDGIPIMLVGEARKLD is encoded by the coding sequence ATGACCGATGCCACCGTGATCGACCGCCGGATGCTTGAGGCGCTGGTCTGCCCCGTCACGCAGGCGGTTCTAACCTATGACGCCGAGCGGCAGGAACTGATCTCAAAAGCCGCGCATCTGGCCTTTCCGATCCGCGACGGTATTCCCATCATGCTGGTGGGCGAGGCGCGCAAGCTCGACTAG
- a CDS encoding aminotransferase class I/II-fold pyridoxal phosphate-dependent enzyme produces MQFPERFSSLPDYAFPRLRKLLDPHTAGAEPITMTIGEPRHLMPDFVAEVMAQNIGGFAIYPPNDGTPELLAAISGWLARRYGVALGEDRLMVLNGTREGLFNAAVALCPETKGGKRPVVLMPNPFYQVYAVAALAMGAEPVYAPATAATGFLPDYAALPREVLDRTAIAYLCSPANPQGAIASRDYLATLLQLAERHDFRVFSDECYSEIWRDAPPPGGLEVAQAIGANPERICVFHSLSKRSNLPGLRSGFVAGGPDSIARIRQLRAFAGAPLPLPVQRVSERAWADEAHVVANLALYQEKFRIADEVFAGVQGFSNPEGGFFLWLPVEDGEEAALKLWVQAGVRVLPGAYLSREAGGQNPGKGYIRVALVAPKDEMQRGLIRLRDCIYG; encoded by the coding sequence ATGCAGTTTCCTGAGCGGTTCTCGAGCCTGCCAGATTACGCATTTCCGCGTTTGCGGAAATTGCTCGACCCCCACACGGCGGGGGCCGAGCCGATTACCATGACGATCGGTGAGCCCCGCCATCTGATGCCGGATTTCGTGGCCGAGGTGATGGCGCAGAACATCGGCGGCTTTGCGATTTACCCGCCGAACGACGGCACGCCCGAATTGCTGGCCGCGATTTCGGGTTGGCTGGCGCGGCGCTATGGCGTGGCGCTGGGCGAAGACCGGCTGATGGTGCTGAACGGCACGCGAGAAGGTCTGTTCAACGCTGCGGTCGCGCTCTGCCCGGAAACCAAGGGCGGCAAGCGCCCCGTGGTTTTGATGCCTAACCCGTTCTATCAGGTCTATGCCGTGGCCGCCTTGGCGATGGGGGCCGAGCCTGTTTACGCGCCAGCGACAGCCGCGACCGGGTTCCTGCCCGATTATGCCGCCTTGCCGCGTGAGGTGCTGGATCGCACGGCGATTGCCTATCTGTGTTCGCCCGCCAATCCGCAGGGGGCGATAGCCTCGCGCGACTATTTGGCCACGCTGCTGCAATTGGCCGAACGGCACGATTTCCGCGTCTTTTCCGACGAATGCTATTCCGAGATCTGGCGTGATGCCCCGCCCCCCGGCGGGCTGGAAGTGGCGCAGGCCATCGGCGCGAACCCGGAACGGATTTGTGTGTTCCATTCGCTGTCAAAGCGGTCAAACCTGCCGGGTCTGCGATCGGGCTTTGTGGCGGGCGGCCCTGACAGCATCGCCCGCATCCGCCAGTTGCGTGCCTTTGCCGGTGCGCCTTTGCCCCTCCCCGTGCAACGGGTAAGCGAGCGGGCCTGGGCGGATGAGGCGCATGTGGTGGCCAATCTGGCGCTGTATCAGGAAAAGTTCCGCATCGCGGATGAGGTCTTTGCCGGCGTGCAGGGGTTTTCCAACCCCGAAGGCGGCTTCTTCCTTTGGCTGCCGGTCGAGGATGGCGAAGAAGCGGCATTGAAGTTGTGGGTGCAGGCGGGCGTGCGCGTTCTGCCGGGTGCCTATCTTTCGCGTGAGGCTGGGGGCCAGAACCCCGGCAAAGGATATATTCGGGTCGCTTTGGTGGCCCCAAAAGACGAGATGCAGCGCGGCCTGATCCGGCTTCGCGACTGCATATATGGGTGA
- a CDS encoding amidase family protein, which translates to MAKSWQNLTAAELGREIGAGRINPVDLAELHLDAINSHPHADRIYARLTPARARAEAMAAHDRARRGFRRGLLDGVPISWKDLFDTAGVATESGSALLKGRIPARDAEVLEVATQSGLVCLGKTHMSELAFSGLGLNPVTATPPCINDESAVPGGSSSGAAASVAYGLASAAIGSDTGGSVRIPAAWNDLVGLKTTAGRLSLRGTVPLCEKFDTVGPIARTVEDCAHLLAAMEGGRPTDLGGASLGGARLLVLETVALDDLRDRPAQGFEDACTRLSSAGAVLERAKMPEVAEAMGLAAALFTAEAYGIWRDVIEAAPQKMFPRILERFRSGGVFSGADYIAGWRRLEVLRKAWAARTAGYDAVILPTSPILPPQADRLMTDDNYYVTENLLALRNTRIGNLMGLCGLTLPTMQPSCGITFLGAPHEEERLLRLGSAAARALR; encoded by the coding sequence ATGGCCAAAAGCTGGCAGAACCTGACGGCGGCGGAACTGGGGCGCGAAATCGGGGCAGGGCGGATCAACCCTGTCGATCTGGCGGAACTGCATCTGGATGCCATCAACAGCCACCCGCATGCGGATCGTATCTATGCCCGCCTGACCCCCGCCCGCGCGCGGGCCGAGGCAATGGCCGCCCATGACCGAGCCCGGCGCGGCTTTCGGCGCGGCCTTCTGGATGGGGTACCGATCAGTTGGAAAGACCTGTTCGACACAGCCGGGGTCGCCACCGAGTCTGGATCGGCCCTGCTGAAGGGGCGCATCCCGGCGCGCGACGCCGAAGTGCTGGAAGTGGCCACGCAAAGCGGGCTGGTCTGTTTGGGCAAGACCCATATGTCGGAACTGGCCTTTTCCGGGCTTGGTCTGAACCCGGTCACGGCCACACCGCCCTGCATCAATGATGAAAGCGCCGTGCCGGGCGGGTCATCCTCGGGCGCGGCAGCATCGGTGGCCTATGGTCTGGCCTCGGCGGCGATCGGGTCGGATACTGGCGGATCGGTGCGGATACCTGCGGCCTGGAACGATCTGGTGGGGTTGAAGACAACGGCGGGGCGGCTGTCGTTGCGCGGCACGGTGCCGCTATGCGAAAAGTTCGATACGGTCGGCCCGATTGCCCGCACGGTTGAGGATTGCGCCCACCTGCTTGCCGCGATGGAGGGGGGGCGACCAACCGACCTTGGCGGGGCAAGCCTTGGCGGGGCGCGTTTGCTGGTGCTGGAAACGGTGGCACTGGACGATCTGCGCGACCGTCCGGCGCAGGGGTTTGAGGACGCCTGCACCCGCCTGTCATCGGCCGGGGCCGTTCTGGAACGCGCCAAGATGCCCGAAGTCGCGGAGGCGATGGGTCTGGCCGCGGCACTGTTCACCGCCGAGGCCTATGGAATCTGGCGCGATGTGATCGAGGCCGCACCGCAGAAGATGTTCCCGCGCATTCTGGAACGCTTCCGGTCCGGCGGAGTGTTTTCGGGCGCGGATTATATCGCAGGCTGGCGGCGGCTGGAGGTGTTGCGGAAGGCTTGGGCGGCGCGGACCGCGGGATATGATGCGGTCATCCTGCCCACCTCGCCCATTCTTCCGCCACAGGCGGATCGGTTGATGACCGATGACAATTATTATGTGACGGAAAACCTGCTGGCGCTGCGCAACACCCGGATCGGCAACTTGATGGGCCTTTGCGGGCTGACTTTGCCCACGATGCAGCCGTCCTGCGGGATCACCTTCCTTGGCGCTCCGCATGAAGAAGAGCGGTTGCTGCGGCTTGGATCGGCAGCAGCGCGCGCCCTGCGATAG
- a CDS encoding LON peptidase substrate-binding domain-containing protein, whose translation MMNITDLPETIAVFPLPGALLLPRGRLPLHIFEPRYLAMIEDCLKTKHRLIGMIQPREVPGTGEKRLNAIGCAGRVTGFSETEDGRYMITLAGMSRFRVRDEVQGFTPYRRCSVDWAGFQRDLGPVEEDPGFQRKEFLAALGRYFQTMNLSTDWSSLKEAETELLINSLSMLCPFSPEDKQALLEAPSLTTRRETLVTLIEFALRGGSGEEIMQ comes from the coding sequence ATGATGAACATCACCGACCTGCCAGAGACGATCGCCGTTTTCCCGCTGCCCGGCGCGCTGTTGCTGCCCCGTGGCCGCCTGCCGCTGCACATCTTTGAGCCGCGCTATCTCGCGATGATCGAGGACTGCCTGAAGACCAAGCACCGCTTGATCGGGATGATCCAGCCGCGTGAGGTGCCGGGAACCGGTGAGAAACGCCTGAACGCCATCGGCTGTGCCGGGCGGGTAACCGGGTTTTCCGAAACCGAAGACGGGCGCTATATGATTACCCTTGCAGGCATGTCGCGGTTCCGGGTGCGTGACGAAGTGCAGGGTTTCACGCCCTACCGGCGTTGTTCGGTCGATTGGGCGGGGTTCCAACGTGATCTTGGCCCGGTCGAGGAAGACCCCGGGTTTCAGCGCAAGGAATTTCTGGCGGCCCTGGGGCGGTATTTCCAGACGATGAACCTGTCCACCGACTGGTCGAGCCTGAAAGAGGCGGAAACCGAATTGCTGATCAATTCGCTGTCGATGCTCTGCCCGTTCAGCCCCGAAGACAAACAGGCGCTGCTGGAGGCGCCGTCGCTGACCACCCGGCGTGAAACGCTGGTGACGCTGATCGAATTCGCCCTGCGCGGCGGATCGGGCGAGGAGATCATGCAATGA